A genomic window from Dermacentor silvarum isolate Dsil-2018 chromosome 9, BIME_Dsil_1.4, whole genome shotgun sequence includes:
- the LOC119464361 gene encoding V-type proton ATPase subunit E-like has protein sequence MALSDSDVKKQIKHMMAFIEQEANEKVEEVDAKAEEEFNIEKGRLVAEQRLKIMDYYSRKEKQVELQRKIQSSNMLNQARLRVLREGEGHICKVLEDARRHLGDITNDETRYRELLEKLVLQALLQLLETEVTVYCRPKDKKLIDTDTVARKYQAITCQTVHLSVEGNLSENICGGVECVSKRGRIRVCNTLEKRLEMISQQLLPQVRTALFGRNPNRKFND, from the exons ATGGCTCTCAGCGACTCTGACGTTAAAAAACAG ATCAAGCACATGATGGCGTTCATCGAACAAGAGGCAAACGAAAAGGTGGAAGAAGTCGACGCCAAG GCTGAGGAAGAGTTCAACATTGAGAAAGGTCGCCTGGTTGCTGAGCAGCGACTCAAAATCATGGACTACTACTCACGCAAGGAGAAGCAGGTAGAACTGCAGCGAAAGAT CCAGAGCTCCAACATGCTGAACCAGGCACGGCTCAGGGTCCTGAGGGAAGGCGAGGGGCACATCTGTAAGGTGCTCGAGGAcgctcgccgccatcttggtGACATCACCAACGACGAGACACGATATCGGGAGCTGCTCGAGAAGCTCGTCCTGCAGGCGCTGCTGCAATTGCTCGAGACAGAG GTGACTGTGTACTGCCGACCAAAGGATAAGAAACTCATCGACACAGATACTGTCGCGCGGAAGTACCAGGCAATTACGTGCCAGACAGTGCATTTGTCCGTTGAAGGGAATCTCTCGGAAAACATCTGTGGTGGAGTGGAGTGTGTGTCCAAGAGGGGGCGCATTCGCGTCTGCAACACTCTTGAGAAGCGTCTGGAAATGATCTCGCAGCAGCTGCTGCCACAGGTCCGCACAGCACTCTTTGGGAGAAACCCCAACCGCAAGTTTAATGACTAG
- the LOC119464364 gene encoding male-enhanced antigen 1 isoform X2, with protein sequence MVLPNNDLPEPDNSGDDGGLTVPAYHMNQQGSSDSDSEFGDGDSVDGGGYQLLPQDPDQEELEEEHESTPGFMALPEAPSEWRPTEEMLRPAEPRPVEPLGQAQIQAIQAAMAGFELPSSHVPPWAKDVPEEEWKQCLYRKLKGLAVQQS encoded by the exons ATGGTGCTCCCGAACAACGACTTGCCGGAGCCGGACAACTCCGGTGACGACGGTGGACTGACCGTGCCCGCTTACCACATGAACCAGCAGGGCTCGTCCGATTCGGACTCGGAATTTGGCGACGGAGACAGCGTCGATGGAGGCGGCTACCAGCTCCTCCCTCAAGACCCAGACCAG GAGGAACTCGAGGAAGAACACGAGAGTACTCCAGGGTTTATGGCACTACCCGAG GCCCCCAGTGAGTGGCGACCCACAGAGGAGATGCTGCGGCCTGCCGAGCCCCGGCCTGTAGAGCCTTTAGGCCAAG CACAAATTCAAGCGATCCAGGCAGCTATGGCAGGGTTCGAACTGCCCAGCTCGCACGTGCCTCCCTGGGCCAAGGATGTGCCCGAAGAAGAGTGGAAGCAGTGCCTCTACCGCAAGCTCAAAGGCCTGGCAGTGCAGCAGTCGTGA
- the LOC119464364 gene encoding male-enhanced antigen 1 isoform X1: MVLPNNDLPEPDNSGDDGGLTVPAYHMNQQGSSDSDSEFGDGDSVDGGGYQLLPQDPDQASDTEELEEEHESTPGFMALPEAPSEWRPTEEMLRPAEPRPVEPLGQAQIQAIQAAMAGFELPSSHVPPWAKDVPEEEWKQCLYRKLKGLAVQQS, encoded by the exons ATGGTGCTCCCGAACAACGACTTGCCGGAGCCGGACAACTCCGGTGACGACGGTGGACTGACCGTGCCCGCTTACCACATGAACCAGCAGGGCTCGTCCGATTCGGACTCGGAATTTGGCGACGGAGACAGCGTCGATGGAGGCGGCTACCAGCTCCTCCCTCAAGACCCAGACCAGGCGAGCGACACG GAGGAACTCGAGGAAGAACACGAGAGTACTCCAGGGTTTATGGCACTACCCGAG GCCCCCAGTGAGTGGCGACCCACAGAGGAGATGCTGCGGCCTGCCGAGCCCCGGCCTGTAGAGCCTTTAGGCCAAG CACAAATTCAAGCGATCCAGGCAGCTATGGCAGGGTTCGAACTGCCCAGCTCGCACGTGCCTCCCTGGGCCAAGGATGTGCCCGAAGAAGAGTGGAAGCAGTGCCTCTACCGCAAGCTCAAAGGCCTGGCAGTGCAGCAGTCGTGA
- the LOC119464360 gene encoding uncharacterized protein LOC119464360, with translation MWQRRNQRPLATARGGRQTASSAVKGQCFEQQLAARHMMLHWLATQQASAAVDTGRPCTRPSKPVKQAACKAEVREQRHGKQASITAPAIAAKLSDLLGRCRPMGVAPTTEGRSSVAHLAQSRLAQMPWCYQGPLRHAEPSSPETIQHDQLDLEEEDEEVDLSGTLERGAPYLDFLARLTEHLVNQPDLSNEALHGVCEKYIAREAARLDQEILWNLVWELFPELYQWKHPLS, from the exons ATGTGGCAACGTCGGAATCAGCGGCCCCTAGCCACAGCACGTGGTGGACGACAGACAGCTTCCTCGGCCGTCAAAGGCCAATGTTTTGAGCAGCAACTGGCAGCCCGGCACATGATGCTACACTGGTTGGCAACCCAGCAAGCCAGTG CTGCTGTGGACACAGGTCGACCATGCACTCGGCCCAGCAAGCCTGTTAAGCAGGCTGCATGCAAAGCAGAG GTTCGTGAGCAAAGGCACGGAAAGCAGGCTAGCATCACTGCTCCAGCTATAGCTGCCAAGCTGTCGGACCTGCTCGGCCGCTGCCGTCCTATGGGAGTGGCACCAACCACAGAAGGCCGATCAAGTGTCGCACACCTGGCACAGTCACGCTTGGCACAGATGCCTTGGTGCTACCAAGGTCCCCTGCGACACGCAGAGCCATCTAGCCCGGAGACAATACAACACGATCAGCTGGACcttgaagaagaagacgaagaagtagACCTCAGTGGCACTTTGGAAAGGGGCGCTCCTTACCTAGACTTCCTGGCACGGCTGACTGAACACCTAGTTAACCAACCGGACCTCTCCAATGA AGCCCTCCATGGTGTCTGTGAAAAGTACATTGCCAGGGAAGCTGCTCGGCTTGACCAG GAGATCCTATGGAACCTGGTGTGGGAGCTGTTTCCAGAGCTGTATCAGTGGAAACACCCATTGTCCTGA